From Pseudoalteromonas rubra, one genomic window encodes:
- the erpA gene encoding iron-sulfur cluster insertion protein ErpA, with protein MSDQIPIKFSDAAASRVKELISEEENPNLKLRVYVTGGGCSGFQYGFTFDEKTNPGDLEIEKNGVSMVVDPMSIQYLVDGEVDYTEGLEGARFFVSNPNATTTCGCGASFSV; from the coding sequence ATGTCTGATCAGATACCAATTAAATTTTCCGACGCGGCGGCCAGCCGTGTGAAAGAACTTATCTCAGAAGAAGAAAACCCTAACCTTAAGCTGCGAGTGTATGTGACCGGCGGTGGGTGCTCTGGGTTCCAGTACGGATTTACCTTTGACGAAAAAACCAATCCGGGTGACCTGGAAATTGAGAAAAACGGAGTGTCCATGGTGGTAGATCCAATGAGCATTCAGTATCTGGTCGATGGTGAGGTTGATTACACTGAAGGCCTGGAAGGTGCGCGCTTTTTTGTCAGCAACCCTAACGCAACCACCACCTGTGGTTGTGGTGCGAGCTTCAGCGTATAA
- a CDS encoding helix-turn-helix domain-containing protein, whose protein sequence is MMGKTVSSEENSKLTKWLKSKRHEKGHTMRSLAQVLGTPHSFIGKIENQERRLDVIEFLRYCEALEVDPYEGLALIKEEQM, encoded by the coding sequence ATGATGGGGAAAACGGTTTCTTCTGAGGAAAACAGTAAGTTGACTAAGTGGCTAAAATCAAAGCGTCACGAGAAAGGTCATACAATGCGCAGTCTGGCCCAGGTGTTAGGTACACCACATTCTTTCATTGGCAAAATTGAGAATCAGGAACGTCGTTTAGACGTGATTGAATTTCTGCGTTACTGTGAAGCGCTTGAAGTCGACCCATATGAAGGTCTGGCTCTGATCAAAGAAGAGCAGATGTAA